The nucleotide sequence ACTTCAGGTTCGTGCAGGACTTCCGGGGCGGCGAGGTCATCGCCCGCGCCGGCACGGTGATAGCGCACGATGCCGGCGAGCCGGTCGCCACGCCCCATGAGGACTGCGTGCTGGTCATGCCCTCCGTGCGGCAGTTGCGCCCGGGTGTGACCACCGTACGGTTTGGGCGGCGCTGAAAGCACAACGGGCTCTAAAGAGCCACCAGCTTTTCCAGCAGCTGCCGCAGAGTCCGCTTCTCCATCGCGCCCAGCGCCCGCAGGATGCGGGCCTCGTGCTGCTTGGCCTCCTCCACCAGCGGCTTCACCACACGCCGGCCGGCCGCGGTGACGGCGACCAGCGTGCGGCGCTGGTCGGCCGCATCGGCGCGCATCTCCACCCAGCCCTGCTCGGCCATGCGCTGCACCAGCTTGGTCACGGTGGGCTGCTTGGACAGCACCTCGCGCGCCAGCTGGCTCACGGTGAGCGGCTCGCCGTCGTGCAGCGTGGCCAGCACCCGCCACTCGATGGGGCTCAGGCCGGCCGCACGCACGCGCTCGTCGAACTCCTTGTACAGCGCGTGGTTGGCCTGGCCCAGCAAATGGCCCAGGTAGTTGTCCACGAAACGCTCGCTCTGCGCCATGGCCGCACCCCGGCTCACAGCGGATGCTCGGTGTAGAAGCGCCCGCCGTGGAACAGCAGCGGCGGCGCGCCGGGCCGCCAGGTGCAGCGCTCGACCTCGCCGACGAAGATCACGTGGTCGCCCTCGTCGTAGCGGCTGCGGTTGAAGCATTCGAAGGTGGCGGCGGCGCCGGCGATCAGCGGCGCGCCGCACACGCCCGGCGTGGACTCCACGCCGCTCCAGCGGTCGGCGCCGCGCAGCGCGAAGCGCTCGGCCAGCGCCTTCTGGTCGGCCGCCAGCACGTTGATGGCGTAGTGCGTGCCGGTGCGGAAGGTGGCCAGCGAGGCGGCGGCCTGCGACAGGCTCCACAGCACCAGCGGCGGGTCCAGCGAGACCGAGTTGAACGAGTTGGCGGTCAGCCCCACGGGCAGGCCTTCGGCCGTGCGCATGGTGACGATGGTCACGCCGGTGGCGAACATGCCCAGCGCCGCTCGGAATTCCCGCGCGGAAAAGCTGGGCGGCTGGGCCTGGCGCATCGGCATCGTCACAAAGCTGGCGGCTGAGCTGGTTTGCATGAAGTTTCATGTAGTATGAACCGAAACCCGCTCCGCCGGAGCCCGCGCCATGGTCCGTTCGAGCCATGGGGCTTTCCGTGACATGACGATTCCCGCCTTCACCACACTGGGCGCCGGCCCCACCGTGCTGATGCTGCACGGCATCGGCGGCGGCCACCTGGCCTTCGCGCCGCAGGTCGAGACATTGGCGGGCTGCGGCTACCGTGCCGTGGCCTGGGACATGCCGGGCTACGGGCGCAGCGCGCCCATCGAGCCCTACACCTTCAAGGGCCTGGCCGAACGCTGCATCGCATTGATCGAGGCGCTGCGCTGCGGCAGCGTCGCCCTAGTGGGGCACAGCATGGGCGGCATGGTGGCGCAGGAGGTGGTGGCGCGGCGTCCCGAGCTGGTGAACCGGCTGGTGCTGTGCGGCACCTCGCCCGCCTTCGGCAGGCCTGAGGGCGACTGGCAGCGCGAGTTCATCGCCAGCCGCACCGCGCCGCTGGCGGCGGGGCAGGGCATGGCCGAGCTGGCCGCGACGCTGGTGCCGCGGATGGTCGGCCCCGGCGCGCTGCCCGAGGGCGTGCGGCTGGCGCAGCACTGCATGGCGCAGGTGCCGCCGTCCGTCTACCGCCGCGCGCTGGAATGCCTGGTCACCTTCGACCGGCGCGCCAGCCTGGCCGGCATCCACGTGCCCACGCTGCTGGTGGCCGGCGAGCACGACCGCGCCGCGCCGCCGGCGGTCATGAAGAAGATGAGCGGCGCGATCGCCGGCAGCACCTACCACGAGCTGTCCGGCATCGGTCACCTGCAGAACCTGGAAGCGCCGGACGAGTTCGATACCGTGCTGCTGCGTTTCCTGTCGTTGCCGCGGCAGCTGCTGCACTGAGGCGGCGCGGGCTCCGTTCTCCTACACCGGCGGCCGCGGGCCCGCCGTAGATTGGCTGCATCCCTCCAGGAGAGAACGCATGCCCGATCCCAAGGACAACACCAAGCTGAGCGGTGACACCCACCCGCCCGACGTGGAAAGCGACCTGCCGGTGCAGTCCGGCGCGAGCGACCCCCTCGGCGCCGTGGCCCAGCCGCGTGACCGGCCGGGGCAGTACGGCCGCGGGCGCGGCATCCCGAAGGCCGGCGTGCTGACGGAGGGCGGTGGCGACCAGGATGACGCACCCGGCGCCGATGCAGGTGATGGCGGCAGTGGGGGTGACGGCGGCGGCAGCGGCGACTAGTTTCCCGCCGGTCGAGGGCGTGGGTGGCGCGCGGGAGCCCGCGGTCCCGCGCACAATGGGCCTCCTGCTGGAGAGTCATTGAAGATGAGCGACGACACTGCCACCCCCGACCTCGCCACCGCCCGCTTCGGCAGCGGCCGCGCCGTGCCGCGCATCGAGGACGAAGGCCTGCTCAAGGGCCTGGGCCGCTTCACCGACGACCTGCTGCCCGCCGGCACGCTGCGGGTGGTATTCGTGCGCTCGCCCTATCCCCATGCGCGCATCGTCTCGGTCGACACCGCCCAGGCCCGGGCCATGCCCGGCGTGGCCCTGGTGGCCAGCGGCGCCGACCTGGCGCGCGCCGGGGTCAAGCCGCTGCCGGTCAACGGCAACTTCAAGCGCCCGGGCGGCGCGCCCGGCGCCTCGCCTCAGCGGCCCGTGCTGGCGCACGAGCGCGTGCGCTTCGTCGGCGAACCGGTGGCCATCGTGGTGGCGCAGTCGCTGCAGCAGGCGCGCGACGCGGCCGAGGCGGTGGGGGTCGAGTACGAGGAACTGCCGCAGGTGGTGGACGTCAGGCAGGCGGTGGACGGCGGCATCGTGGCGATCTGCGACCAGGCGCCCGACAACATCGCGGCCGAATCGCGCTATGGCGACGCGGCGGCGGCGCAGGCGGCGTTCGCCAAGGCGGCCCATGTGGTCGCGCTGGATGTCGAGAACCAGCGGGTCGTCGCGCTGTCGCTGGAGCCGCGCGCCGTGCTGGCCCAGGTGGCGGAGGACGGGCGCCTGGCCCTGCGCATGAGCACGCAGATGCCCTCGGGCGTGCGCAACGCCATCTGCGACAGCCTGGGCCTGCGGCGCGAGCAGGTGCGCGTGACGGTGGGCGACGTGGGCGGCGGCTTCGGCATGAAGACCGGCGCCTACCCCGAGGACCTGGCCATCGCCTGGGCCGCCTGGCAGCTCAAGCGCCCGCTGAAATGGGCGGCCGACCGCAGCGAGGAGTTCCTGTCCAGCCACCACGGCCGCGACGTGCGCCAGCATGCCGAGCTGGCGCTGGCGGCCGACGGCCGCATCCTGGCGCTGCGGCTGCGCTCGCTGGCCAACGTGGGCGCCTATGCCACCGGCACGGGCACGGCCATCCAGCTGCTGATCGGCCCCTGGGTGCAGACCAGCGTGTACGACATCCCCTGCATCGACTTCCACTTCGGCGCGGTGCTCACCAACACCGCGCCCACCGGTGCCTACCGCGGCGCCGGGCGGCCCGAGGCCATCTATCTGATCGAGCGGCTGATGGACGAGGCCGCGCGCCGCACCGGCATCGACCGCACCCTGCTGCGCCGGCGCAACTTCATCCGGCCGGAGCAGATGCCCTACAAGAACCCCATGGGCCAGACCTACGACGTGGGCCGCTTCGAGCACGTGATGGACCAGGCCCTGCGGCAGGCCGGCTGGGCCGGCTTCGACGTCCGCGCCGCGGCCAGCCGGGTCCGGGGCAAGTGGCGCGGCCTGGGCCTCGCCACCTTCCTGGAGTGGACCGGCGGCAATGCGCTGGAGGAGAGGGTCACCGTCTCGGTGCTGCCCGACGGCGTGATCGAGGTGTTCTCCGCGGTGAACCAGATGGGCCAGGGCATCGCCACCACGCTGGCGCAGCTGGTGGTGGACGTGTTCGGCGTGGACATCGACCAGGTGCGCGTGGTGATGGGCGACACCGACCGCGGCGACGGTTTCGGCAGTGCGGGATCGCGCTCGCTGTTCACCGGCGGCTCGGCGCTGCGTGCCGGTGCCGAGAAGACGTTGGATGCCGCGCGCGAGCTGGCCGCGCGCGAGCTGGAGGCCAGCGCCGCCGACCTGGAGTACGTCGCGGGCCGCTTCAGCGTGCGCGGCACCGACCTGGCCGTCGACCTGTTCGCGCTGGCCGGCAAGCAGCCGCAGCGGCGCATCCACCTGGAGAGCACCACCGCCGTGGCGGGACCGAGCTGGCCCAACGGCTGCCACATCAGCGAGGTGGAGCTGGACCCCGCCACCGGCGAGGTGCAGGTGGTGGCCTACAGCAGCGTCAACGACGTGGGCCGCGTGGTCAACCCCACCATCGTGCGCGGCCAGCTCGAGGGCGGCGCAGTGCAGGGCATCGGCCAGGCGCTGAGCGAGCGGATGGTGTACGACGCCGCGACCGGCCAGCCCATCACCGGCAGCCTGATGGACTACGCCGCGCCGCGCTTCGACGCCGTGCGCTGCGAGTTCGTCACGCGCATGGACGAGTCCACGCCGTGCAGGAACAACCCGCTGGGCGTCAAGGGCGTGGGCGAGCTGGGCACCATCGGCGCCACGCCCTGCGTGGTCAACGCGGTGGCCGATGCGCTGGCCCGCGCCGGCCGGGCCGAGCTGGCGCCGCGGCTGCAGATGCCGCTGAGCCCGGCGCGGGTCTGGGGCCTGCTGCACGAAGCGGACTGAAGACCCCGCCCGCTTGCCAGCGATGCCCTACCTGCTGCTCGCCGACCTGGTGCTGGCGCTGCACGTCGCCGTGGTGCTGTTCGTGGTCGGCGGGCTGGCGGCCATCGTGCTGGGCAATTTGCTGGGCCGGTGGCCGGTGGTCAATACGCTGCGCTTTCGCGTGGCGCACCTGGCTGCCATCGCGATCGTCGTGGCAGAGGCCTGGGCCGGGGTGGTGTGCCCGCTCACCACGCTGGAGATGGCGCTGCGCGCCCGGGCCGGCGCCGCGACCTATGCGGGCGGCTTCGTGCAGCACTGGCTGCAGGGCCTGCTGTACTACGAGCTGCCGGCCTGGGCCTTCACCACGGCCTACACCGTGTTCGGCCTGGCGGTCCTGGCCGCGTGGGCGTGCTGGCCGCCGCGCCGGCGCGCCGCCCCTTGAAAGCGCCGGGCGCCACCGCCATTTTGCGGATACGGTCCGCGGCCACGGTGGCCCGGGCCGGGTTGTCCATGTCCAAGCTTTGTTGAAGGAGGTCTGTATGTTCTTCGCACCCGCTTTGCGCACTGGAGAACTGGCGCGCCAACCCGGCGTTCTGGACTTCGGCCTGGAACGTTTCCTCAACGACACCTACCGCCACCTCGGCCGCGCCGGCTACGAGCTGCAGGAGGATGACAAGTCCTGGCTGCTGGCGATCGATGTGCCCGGCGTGGCCAAGGAGCACCTGGCGGTGCACGTGGAAGGCAACATGGTGAGGATCGAAACCTCGCGCGAGGCCAGCCGCCACTTCAAGGCGGCCTATGAGCTGCCGCAGGAGATCGACGTCGACGCCTGCGAGGCCAAGCTGGAGAACGGCGTGCTGATGCTGCGCCTGGCCAAGCTGCCGCAGGCGCAGGGCCGGCAGGTCCGGATCAGCTGATGGGCGCCCGGGCGGCCGTGCGCGGCCGCCCGCTTTCCTGCGAAGCACCAAAACCGTAGATGCCGAAATCCATCTGCGGCCGCTCGCCGCTGATCAGCTCGGCCAGCGCCTTGCCCGAACCGGCGCCATGGGTCCAGCCCAGCGTGCCGTGGCCGGCGTTGACCCACAGCTTGCCGACCTGGGTGCGGCCGATGTAGGGGATATTGGTGGGCGTGGCCGGGCGCAGGCCGGTCCAATAGCGCGGGTTGCCGCCCTGGTCTTCGCCGCGGGTGTCGCACACGCCCGGCAGCACCGCCTCGATGCGCTCGGCCAGCATGCGGCAGCGCGCCCGCGCGACGGGGGTGTCCAGCCGCGTGTCGAAGCCCGCCAGCTCGATGGTGCCGGCCACCCGCAGCTCGTCGCCCAGGCGGCTCATCGCGCACTTCACCTCGTCGTCGATGGTGCTGACGCTGGGCGCCAGCTCGGGCCGCAGGATGCGGAAGGTCGCGCTGTAGCCCTTGCCGGGGTAGATGGGCAAGTCGACGCCGACGCCGCGCAGCAGCGGGGCGCTGTAGCTGCCGCAGGCCACGACCACCGCATCGGCCTGGATCGAGCGTGCGCCGCCGGTGCTGCGATCGCGCACCCGCACGCCGGTGATCTCGCCGCCGGCCTTCTCCAGCCGCTCGATGTCGTGGCGGTAGAGGAAGCGCGCGCCGCGCGCGGCGGCCCGGTCGGCCAGCTGCTCGGTGAACAGGCGGGCGTCGCCGCTCTCGTCGCTCTCGGTATAGGTGCCGCCGACGATGCGGTGGCCGAAGGAGCGGAAGGCCGGCTCGATGGCCAGCAGCTCCTCGCGGCTGACCACGCGCCGGTCCACGCCGTAGCGGCGCATCAGCTCGGCGGCATGGGCGGCGTCGTCGAAGCCGGCCGGGTCGGTGAAGTAGTGGGCGATGCCGCGCTCCAGCCGCTGGTACCGGATGCCGGTGGCGCGCACCACCTCCTTGAGGGCTGCATGGCTGTAGGCGCCCAGGGCGACCAGCTGGCGCACGTTGCGCTCGAAGGCCTGGTCGTTGCACTGGGCCAGGAACTGCAGGCCCCAGCGCCACTGACGCCAGTCGAGCTGCGGCCGAAACAGCAGCGGCGCGTCGTTGCGGAACATCCACTTGAGCAGCTTGGCCGGCGCATGCCGGTTGGCCCAGGGCTCGCAATAGCTCACCGAGATCTGGGCCGCGTTGGCGAAGCTGGTCTCGCGGGCCGCGGCCGGCTGGCGGTCCACCACGGTCACGTCGTGGCCGCGCTCGATCAGGTGCCAGGCGGTGCTGGTGCCGATGATGCCGGCGCCGAGGACAAGGACGTTCATGGCGCACCAGTGTGTCCCAGCTTGTCCGCAAGCAACAGCCTCATTAAACTGCCAGCCAAAATATCAGCAGACCTTATGCAAGGACAGCCACCGGCGCGGCCGTTTCATTGATGAGCACCTTTGACCCCGATGCCCTGGAGTGCCTGGCCGCGATCGTGGAGGAGGGCGGTTTCGAGCGCGCGGCGCAGCGCCTGTCCATCACGCAGTCGGCGGTGTCACAGCGCCTGCGCGCGCTGGAGGCGCAGATCGGCACCGTGCTGATCGTGCGCAGCCGCCCCCTCAAGCCGACGGCGGCGGGGCAGTTGCTGCTCAAGCACACCAAGCAGCTGCGCCTGCTGCGCGCCGACCTGGAGCGCGACCTCAAGGAGCTGGCGCCCAGCTCCACCGGCAGCGGCCGCGAGGAGGAGCGCATCTCCATCGCCATCAACGCCGACAGCATCGCCACCTGGGCGCTGCCGGCGCTGGACGAGCTGGCGCGCCAGGGCCTGCCGCTGGAGATCATCACCGACGACCAGGACTTCACCCACGAATGGCTGCGCGAAGGCCAGGTGCTGGGCTGCGTCACCACGCTCAAGCAGGCGCTGCGCGGCTGCAAGGTGCTGCCGCTGGGTGCCATGCCTTATGTGCTGGTGGCCAGCCGCGACTTCGCGCGCGAGCACTGCCCGCAGGGGTTGACGCCGCACAACTTCCGCGAGCTGCCCTTCATCGCCTTCAACCGCAAGGACGACATGCAAAGCGAGTTCGTGGCCAAGGCCTTCGGCCTGCGCCGGGTCACGCTCAGCCAGCTGTTCGTGCCCAGTTCGGAAGGCCAGGTGCGCGCCGTGCTGGCGGGCTGGGGCGCCAGCGTGGTGCCCGAGCTGCTGGCCCGGCCGCTGCTGGCCCAGGGCGCGCTGGTCAACCTGGTGCCGCAGCAGCAGCTGCCCATCCAGCTGTACTGGCACTGCTGGAATCTCGAGTCCGAGGTGCTGGACGCCCTGACGGCGGCCCTGGCCCGAGGCGCGGCCGCGCTGGCCGCCGGCTAGGCGCCGCTGCCCAGGCCGCCGCCGAACGCCGAGGGGGCGAAGCTTTCGAGCATGGCGTCCGGCGGCGTCGCCCAGGCGAACAGCAGCGCCAGCAGCGTGGCGGCCAGCCAGGCCAGGGTGGACAGCCAGGGGGTTTTCATCATGGTCTCGAAGTCGTGACAGCGTCGATCCAGTGTCGTTGCAGCTCATTTAGTGGCAAGCCCCGGCTTGTAAAGAGCAGACTTGGGTTTGTTCACAACGGTAACGCGTAGAATTTGCCGGATGAACCCCCGTCCGCTCCCGAGCGCCAAGCCCTCCTTCAAGGAGCAGATGCTGGCTGCCCGCGAGGAAGCCATCGTCCAGAATGTCAACCGGCTGCTGGCGGAAAAGGGCTTCGAGGCCATGACGGTGGACGAGGTGGCGGCCGCCGTGGGCATCGCCAAGGCCAGCCTGTACAAGCACTTCACCAGCAAGGAAGACCTGGCCGCCGCGGCCATGGTGCGGATGCTGCGCCGCGCCCGCCAGTTCCTGGACGCGGTGGATCCCGCCCTGTCGCCTCTGGACAAGCTGCGGGCGGCGGTGCGCTGGACGCTGCAGGTGCAGCTGGAAGGCCAGATGCCGGCGCTGCCCAGCCAGAACTCCAGCCTGCGGGCGGCGCTGATGGCCAACCGCGATTACCTGGACACGCTGATGGAGATCAGCGACGAGCTGGGCGGATGGATCGAGGCGGCCCAGAAGGAGGGCAGCGTCAATCCCAAGCTGCCGGCGCTGGCGGTGCTCTACACGCTGTACGCCCGCGGCTGCGACCCGGTGCTGGGCTTCCTGCAGTCGTCCGGCCAGCACAGCGACGAAGAGATCGTCGAGCTGGTCCTGAGCACCTGTTTCGACGGCCTGAGGAACCGCTAGTTCACCTCACGAGCAGCACCGGCACCTTGGAATGCGCCAGCACGCGGTTGGCGACCGACCCCATCACCAGGCGGCCCAGCGCACCGTGGCCGTGCGAGCCCATGATCACCAGGTCGTAGCCGTTCTGGTCGGCGAAGTCGCCGATGGTCTCGCCCGCCGAACCCGCCTTCCAGGTGCCGCTGGCGCGCAGGCCACGCGAGCTCAGGGCGGCAACGGCGGGTTCCAGCACCTTCTGCGCCTCTTCGCGGTAGTAGTCCTGGGTGGCCTGCGAGCCCACCACCGAGGCCGCATGGTTGGGTAGCGGCGTCTGGGCGTTGAACACGGTGTATTCATGGCTGTTGTCGAACAGCGCACGCTGCGCGGCCACGTAGTCGAGCATCTTGCGGGTGTACTCGCTGCCGTCCACGGCCAAGAGAATCTTCATCGCGACCTCCTTGTGCTTGATCCCCGCAAGCTAGCACGGCGGCAGCGGGTGCGGCGTCAGACAGTGGCGCGACGCTCCCGCTGGGCCAGGTCCAGCAGCAGGCCTTCCCGGAAGCCCTGCTGCTCGCCCTTGGACGCGTAGCCCAGGGTGTTGGCCACCACCCGGCAGCCGCCGGCCACGTAGTCCTGCTGGCAATGCAGATGGCCATGCAGCCACAGCCGCGCCAGGGGCAGCAGCTCATCGAGCGCGTTGCAGAAACCCGCGGTGCC is from Ramlibacter tataouinensis TTB310 and encodes:
- a CDS encoding xanthine dehydrogenase family protein molybdopterin-binding subunit; translated protein: MSDDTATPDLATARFGSGRAVPRIEDEGLLKGLGRFTDDLLPAGTLRVVFVRSPYPHARIVSVDTAQARAMPGVALVASGADLARAGVKPLPVNGNFKRPGGAPGASPQRPVLAHERVRFVGEPVAIVVAQSLQQARDAAEAVGVEYEELPQVVDVRQAVDGGIVAICDQAPDNIAAESRYGDAAAAQAAFAKAAHVVALDVENQRVVALSLEPRAVLAQVAEDGRLALRMSTQMPSGVRNAICDSLGLRREQVRVTVGDVGGGFGMKTGAYPEDLAIAWAAWQLKRPLKWAADRSEEFLSSHHGRDVRQHAELALAADGRILALRLRSLANVGAYATGTGTAIQLLIGPWVQTSVYDIPCIDFHFGAVLTNTAPTGAYRGAGRPEAIYLIERLMDEAARRTGIDRTLLRRRNFIRPEQMPYKNPMGQTYDVGRFEHVMDQALRQAGWAGFDVRAAASRVRGKWRGLGLATFLEWTGGNALEERVTVSVLPDGVIEVFSAVNQMGQGIATTLAQLVVDVFGVDIDQVRVVMGDTDRGDGFGSAGSRSLFTGGSALRAGAEKTLDAARELAARELEASAADLEYVAGRFSVRGTDLAVDLFALAGKQPQRRIHLESTTAVAGPSWPNGCHISEVELDPATGEVQVVAYSSVNDVGRVVNPTIVRGQLEGGAVQGIGQALSERMVYDAATGQPITGSLMDYAAPRFDAVRCEFVTRMDESTPCRNNPLGVKGVGELGTIGATPCVVNAVADALARAGRAELAPRLQMPLSPARVWGLLHEAD
- a CDS encoding alpha/beta fold hydrolase, with the translated sequence MTIPAFTTLGAGPTVLMLHGIGGGHLAFAPQVETLAGCGYRAVAWDMPGYGRSAPIEPYTFKGLAERCIALIEALRCGSVALVGHSMGGMVAQEVVARRPELVNRLVLCGTSPAFGRPEGDWQREFIASRTAPLAAGQGMAELAATLVPRMVGPGALPEGVRLAQHCMAQVPPSVYRRALECLVTFDRRASLAGIHVPTLLVAGEHDRAAPPAVMKKMSGAIAGSTYHELSGIGHLQNLEAPDEFDTVLLRFLSLPRQLLH
- a CDS encoding LysR family transcriptional regulator ArgP, producing MSTFDPDALECLAAIVEEGGFERAAQRLSITQSAVSQRLRALEAQIGTVLIVRSRPLKPTAAGQLLLKHTKQLRLLRADLERDLKELAPSSTGSGREEERISIAINADSIATWALPALDELARQGLPLEIITDDQDFTHEWLREGQVLGCVTTLKQALRGCKVLPLGAMPYVLVASRDFAREHCPQGLTPHNFRELPFIAFNRKDDMQSEFVAKAFGLRRVTLSQLFVPSSEGQVRAVLAGWGASVVPELLARPLLAQGALVNLVPQQQLPIQLYWHCWNLESEVLDALTAALARGAAALAAG
- a CDS encoding DUF2784 domain-containing protein, which gives rise to MPYLLLADLVLALHVAVVLFVVGGLAAIVLGNLLGRWPVVNTLRFRVAHLAAIAIVVAEAWAGVVCPLTTLEMALRARAGAATYAGGFVQHWLQGLLYYELPAWAFTTAYTVFGLAVLAAWACWPPRRRAAP
- a CDS encoding MarR family winged helix-turn-helix transcriptional regulator gives rise to the protein MSRGAAMAQSERFVDNYLGHLLGQANHALYKEFDERVRAAGLSPIEWRVLATLHDGEPLTVSQLAREVLSKQPTVTKLVQRMAEQGWVEMRADAADQRRTLVAVTAAGRRVVKPLVEEAKQHEARILRALGAMEKRTLRQLLEKLVAL
- a CDS encoding TetR/AcrR family transcriptional regulator, encoding MNPRPLPSAKPSFKEQMLAAREEAIVQNVNRLLAEKGFEAMTVDEVAAAVGIAKASLYKHFTSKEDLAAAAMVRMLRRARQFLDAVDPALSPLDKLRAAVRWTLQVQLEGQMPALPSQNSSLRAALMANRDYLDTLMEISDELGGWIEAAQKEGSVNPKLPALAVLYTLYARGCDPVLGFLQSSGQHSDEEIVELVLSTCFDGLRNR
- a CDS encoding Hsp20/alpha crystallin family protein, with product MFFAPALRTGELARQPGVLDFGLERFLNDTYRHLGRAGYELQEDDKSWLLAIDVPGVAKEHLAVHVEGNMVRIETSREASRHFKAAYELPQEIDVDACEAKLENGVLMLRLAKLPQAQGRQVRIS
- a CDS encoding universal stress protein; its protein translation is MKILLAVDGSEYTRKMLDYVAAQRALFDNSHEYTVFNAQTPLPNHAASVVGSQATQDYYREEAQKVLEPAVAALSSRGLRASGTWKAGSAGETIGDFADQNGYDLVIMGSHGHGALGRLVMGSVANRVLAHSKVPVLLVR
- a CDS encoding flavin reductase family protein encodes the protein MQTSSAASFVTMPMRQAQPPSFSAREFRAALGMFATGVTIVTMRTAEGLPVGLTANSFNSVSLDPPLVLWSLSQAAASLATFRTGTHYAINVLAADQKALAERFALRGADRWSGVESTPGVCGAPLIAGAAATFECFNRSRYDEGDHVIFVGEVERCTWRPGAPPLLFHGGRFYTEHPL
- a CDS encoding D-amino acid dehydrogenase → MNVLVLGAGIIGTSTAWHLIERGHDVTVVDRQPAAARETSFANAAQISVSYCEPWANRHAPAKLLKWMFRNDAPLLFRPQLDWRQWRWGLQFLAQCNDQAFERNVRQLVALGAYSHAALKEVVRATGIRYQRLERGIAHYFTDPAGFDDAAHAAELMRRYGVDRRVVSREELLAIEPAFRSFGHRIVGGTYTESDESGDARLFTEQLADRAAARGARFLYRHDIERLEKAGGEITGVRVRDRSTGGARSIQADAVVVACGSYSAPLLRGVGVDLPIYPGKGYSATFRILRPELAPSVSTIDDEVKCAMSRLGDELRVAGTIELAGFDTRLDTPVARARCRMLAERIEAVLPGVCDTRGEDQGGNPRYWTGLRPATPTNIPYIGRTQVGKLWVNAGHGTLGWTHGAGSGKALAELISGERPQMDFGIYGFGASQESGRPRTAARAPIS